The genomic interval CGGAGTGGCAGTAATACTCTGAACGATACGGAGCTACAGGAAGGGAACAGGGCAAACCTCTAGTTCAATCGACGCGTCAAGATTCAAGAAGCATCCAAGGCATGTTCTTTCGTTTAGGATGATAAGAAAATTACCCTCGACCATCTAGAAGAAGGCACAAAAACAACCAACTAAAAGCTAAACACAACTTGGTTTGGGGTGTCGCCCATGTTACTTAGCAAATGTCACCATAagcaaggattttttttcctcctgtGGTGGGCGGCTGAATTTACAGGTGCTACTACTTTGTTTAAGAACCCATGGGCGTCACTGTCAGCATGGCGCTGAGCCAACAATCCGTATAACATTCAGAAAATGCTGCGAGAAAAGAACACGtcgaaagaaaaaggaggaaagcTGAATCCAGCAGTGGAAGCACTCAGCACAGCTCCACCGAACGCCAAGAAAAATCCAACACTGGTAGCGGGGTCTCTTTTCCAAATAACAAGCATGAATTCGTTTGGAAATAGTTGCGATCAATGTCGGTAACCAAATCATAACGGTAGTTTCATGTAAAAGATCAAAATGGTAGTAATCAAGTTATAGTTATCGCAAATTCAAATCACTGCCGTGCCTAGGACTCGCGTACTATACAGTTATACTGCGCTGCTTCTGTTCAGGCGACGATTGGTTATTTGGTTTACTGATCGATCGCAAGAAGCCCAGAACAAGCAACTAATCCACGAGATACAGAGACTCAGCGTCGAATTGGAGAAATACGCGGATACGAACAAGCGAACAAATTCCAGAGCGACATAGCACGAACCTGAGCTCCACGCCAACCCATCTCCTCCACAGCTCCATCTCCATGACTCTTCCTGAAGAACTCCACAGGCTGACAGGCACGCGAGTTCTTCCCTCTCCTGTTCTCTTGATTGTTGCCGCCGCCTAGCTGACGAGCAGCTGCAAGCAGTGAAACCGCAGGAGTTGGGCGAGATCGCGTATGCTGGATGGGTGTGTGGGTGCGTGCAGCTAAATTCTCCGTCTTTTCCAATGTGATTCCGATCTATTGACCGCAAAAGGAGTCTTCTTTTGTTCGTGTTCAGAGGGGAGCTGGGACTGGGAGGAGTCAGGACTCAGGAGAGGACGCTGCTCGTCAGGGAGTCAGAGAAGGCGGGTGGGGGGGAGAGACTTCAGAAAAGAGCGGTCAGGTTTTGGGCTTTTGGCGACGGCTACGGAACAGCCTTGATTTCGCCCAGGTCATCATCGGACAGTCCGGAGACGATTGGATCAAGTCATCAAGCCGAAATAGAGCTCGGGATGGTGGTACACTGGTGCCGGCTAATCTAGACGCTAGGAAAAACTCGGTTGGATATCtcatgtcatttaaatagttattattatttttaaaaaaaatagattagtataatACATATCactctataaatatacaatttcAAATCTGAATTCTATATGCTGAACTTACATATGTATAGAATGATATATcccatattaattaatgtattttctaatttttttattaccatTAAATTGAGATATAATAAAGGAGTGGATGTCTTGGCTGCCGTCCGCTTACGCactacaaacaaattaatcagcCGGTCACCCCGGGCGCCACTGATGCCAGCTGCCTTGAGCTCGTTGCTGATGGCTGATCAGTGGCTTGCACCACCATGGGATCGCAGCGCCGAGCTCCGGGGGTATCGCGTGGCCAGTGAAAACGACGCCCGGTTGCACCACACGGCACGCGGGCTCGCTTCGTTACAATCGCGTCGTAATCCGATCCCAACTCGATCCtcatatcgatcgatcatgcTCAGCGATCCGTCGGGCGCGCAGTCCTCCGGTTCACACTTCATTGCCCATTTTTTCACGTCTTCAGGGAAACCAAATAATAGCACCTTGCTGTTGTATATAACATGGGTGTAAATTAAATCAACCCCTGCTGATGTAAGTTAAATTAACTGGCTACCAGATGATGATCGTGTCCGATCTTGTTGCGTGTTCTACCTCCACGGTACGGAGAGAcccaaaaactttaaaaagaaTTGAAAGGAAATGACGCGTAGATCGTCTTGTTTTGCTTTTCAAGATCGGAACGATAAGACGTCCACATAACCGGACAGGGCGAGAATGGTCCTGCGGGTATATTACTCTCTCTGTCGTGCACCGTAAGAGTGCACCGAGACATGCCCTTGGTTTTTCCTTTCGACCAAATTAAAGGGCCATCGCAGCAAAGTGCCCAACAGAGCCTCATGGCACGGAAAAGGACCAAAGATCTTGACGATCTGCTCCGCAAAGCTGTAGCACTACACGTACTAGCTACTGGTTTGTGAAATCAAACAGTATCTTTCAGCCTTCTATATAACGGTGGCAGAGGAGCAAACATTTAGCACATGGGTCGATGTACATCTACTCTTGTcacctaaatagttattaaaatataaaaaaattaatataagatattaatataagatatatcacctCACAAATGTATaagtttaattttgatttttataagtggtaataaaaataaatgtgaaTGTGCATGAAGTAGTTtagcttaatttattttttttaacctgtAGAAGTCGAATTTGAATCCGTATGTTTGtgcaacaatatattttattttaatttatcttattattattttattattttttaccgtttttatatagaaataggTGTACGTTCCCTGCGTGCTTAAAAGAGTTTCCGGACGGGCCGGGTGGCCagggtctttttttttctttttatttgttccTCGTACTATACGTGCCATGAACAATCCCAGTTGATCAATGATAGCTCACTAGCACCGTAGCAAGTGAACGTAACGTGGCTAGGGGTGGTAATGAATCTAACtattttgtttacaaaatttatgggCCGGGTTCAAAgcaagttaaaaataaaattatatagaattttaaactaaaaaacatttaagaattaaataagattGTGAAAGAACCTATGAGCTATGGTCCATTACCAGGCCTAGACGTGGCTGTGCGACAACGAGAAATATGGAGTTCTATCATCCCAGTTGATCAATGCTAGTTTGCTGCTGCTAGGGCTACTGGTCGCCGCTGCGGCAGGAGCCAGGATGTGCGCATGTGCTCCAAGCCTCCAACCCGTCGAGCCTGAGCTGCTGCCCGGCCGGGACGACGCTGCTAGTGCTAGGTCCACCCAACGGTTTCGTTCCATTTGGACGACGCACTTTCTCGAGTATTCTACATGTACACCAACGTATCACGATGGACATGCACGCTTCCCTGCTCAATCCTCGAAAGCTCAAAAGCCCACAAGAGGGGGACACCGCACTAGGAGGCTAGGGCTAGGAGCGCACCATGCGTCCTCCCGGCTTGACCAAGCCGGCCAACAAAGCAGGCACCACCTGGTCGATCGACTAGAAACAGCCGCCGTATTGCCAAAGCGGAGGAGctaattagagcaagttcaatagtactaactactagctctaattcatatatagctaatctaatagtcaatttatactaTAGTTACctgcaaaacatatactactatgtCGACCTGTCATGCACACACCGCGTCTTAGAGTTTGTACTGTAActggctacaaatctataacccactgctcttctctctcatctcttattttattaaaatatatttacaatcaGCTTATATATACCTGCTGCACTGCGCCTCTCGTCATCACGAAGTCGTCTCCGCTTTTGTTCGGTTTTTCTGCCCACACCGATTGACTGGTTCACCACCACCGCTTCTAGGCTTCCTAACTGTATATACCGAATTTGCTATACATCATCCAACAGACTTCTAGGGGAGAAATTGTGTGAGAttctatattttaaacatatatgtatttaattttaaaaaataacttatatatagaagtttcgCAGAAAACATCATTTTATAGCTTGAAAAACACAATAAAcgaaagagcaattttatcatccttaagaagataccaagaggtatcattgttttttatgtaaaatttgatacctcttgataacttagatattagaaggtatcaaaatttacatagaaaaagatatcaaaatttacatagaaaacaatagTACCTTGTAGTGTCTCCCtaaggataggaaaaaaacTATTAAAGGAGAGATATGTCGACACTATAAACCTATAAGAATGGAGCCTCGAAATGAGCCACCATGATTCGACCTGCTGCCTTGAGTTACTGGTCTCTCTTTTGGGCGTGTTCGCAAGTGACCATGGagtgaaatttttttcctgtACGTATGTTTTctgaattgctaaacggtgtatttttttaaaaaaaataattatataaaagttgttttaaaaaatcagattaatctattttttatgtttgtaaaaattgatactcaattaatcatgtgctaataattATCTTTGTTTTACGTGCGGTGATTGGACTAATTGACACCTCTAGGTGCCAACGAGCCCTTAATCTTTGGTGGCGattagactaattagtctttcCTTCGCTGGCGGGCTGGCTGGAGAGACCGCCGGGTTCATGCCGTCCTGCTGCTCCGACGACGGGGACGCGACGCGAGGGTGGCGAGTTGGCACGGATCCGTGCGTTTGACGAGCCCAGAATCGGTGATTTCATGTTTTCACATGCCTTCCTGGCTGTCATGGTCTCATGCAGTGTTTAggcattgtttagttcccaaattttttttcaaaaacatcacatcgaatctttggatacttaaataaagcattaaacatagatgaaccaaaaaactaattgcacagttacggaagaaatcttgagacgaatgttttgaacctaagtagtccatgattagccataagtgctatattaaccaacatgtgctaatgacggattaattaggctcaaaagattcatcccgcggtttctaggcagccgtgaaattcattttttcattcgtgtccgaaaaccccttccgacatccggtcaaacatttgacgtgacatttctcccaaaaatttctcaatctaaacaataCCTTagattgcaaaattttttacaaGAGACGTCACTTcacacgtttgaccagatgtcgggagcggtttttggacacaaatataaaaacaaattatagattcCGCTAAGAAACTGCGAGGCGAATTTTCTGAGCATatttaatccgtcattagcatatgttggttaccatagcacttatggctaatcatggtctaattatgctcaaaaaattcgtctcacgatttctcctataactgtgtaattagttttttgtttcatctatatttaatgctccatttatgtgtttaaaaaattgatgtgatgttttttaaaaaaaaatttgaaactaaacagggcctcatGAACAGTCGTTGTGGCGTGCAGAGCGTGCCATTGGCTGGCGCTGCAGTGAGCTGGTTAGTACGGTTCGCTTCTAGTAGTAGATCGAACGAATCTGTGGAAATACATGCGTGGCCTGATCGATGGTCGTACCACTAGCTGTACGGAGTGTGTGTTTGAAATCATTGGTatggaaaaaataactttgctaaaaaaattacggcgtcacattaattttttttattctaaccATTTTTTCTCTGTGTattcctccgtcccaaaacaaatcatcttttcagttttttatacaatgtttaactcttcttttattaaaaaaatttacgattaataattttatttttattagatgataaaatataaatagtattttatgtgtgactaattttttaaaaatttcttaaaaaattttaaataaggctgatggtcaaatgctcgacacAGAAACCGAAAAGTTAGATTTCTTAGGACCGAGGGAGTAGTCATCATCTTCTCATACTCCCACTCTCTTAAAATATTAGAACCTAATGTTAAGATGTGACACAATTTAAAACTATTCATATTACTAGTTTGTATTGCATATGTGAGCAAATATCTCTATCTTCGCACTCGCAGATGTATTTCTATCGCAGCAGTAGACTCGATTTTGCACTTAGATTACACCCAAAGAAGATCACGTGCACCCCAACATGTAAGATTGAGGCACTGTTCTTTTGGCGCATGGAATTAACATATTACCCACACACAAAATGAGAAACACgattaacacatatttaatagagtattaattattaaaaacttaaaaagatatttaatttttagcataAGTTCTGtgtcaacattttttttgtctaaaacacaatgtttaatagtttgaaaaatacattaacGAAAAAGAGATATAAGCCAATTCcataagcaaaaaaagaaaaaaaaaagcagctcTGAGCATGTTCGGCCGCGCACCAAGtttgagtttatttttctcaacaTTGTTGAATGTTGCGGGCAGTCTAAAATGTTTGGTTCAGTTTTTTAATGTCTCCTATATACTGTTCCAACACCACTAATCAATTAGTCTAATTCTAATTATCCTACGTCCGTGTCACGAAGAATTCACTTTTAGCTTCCgttatttatctaaaaaatatttcttgagAAATTGTTGGacaaatatattgaaatttaaaacataAGGGACAAATGTGCAAATTTTCAAAATGTGAAGGTCATTATGATCTTTATGGTTTTGTATTGATTTGTATGAtataggctaaaaataaaatcattttgggACCgatggagtattaaataagttgcAATGTCAAATTTAGagtgtaaatataatttgaccctttttaaaaatatggtgacataaatataactagttccttaaaaaaacttttgcacaaaaagaaaatgaaataagGGGCAACCTAATTTAAATGGGCCTgctcattgctggaccagatATTGAGATACATacacataaatgaaaaataaccaTTTGAATTCTCTCAACTATAAGCACTCAATCACAAAACTGGGTATAGAGACTCCCATCACTAATGAGAACGGTCCAATTTAACTTCCTAGATAGATTTGGTGACATCTCTATTCTACGTGGCACcttgatctattttattatatcatGTAACGACTATGTGGCACTTAAGTAGCATTTtagtaaaaaagataaacaaataaaaatgtgaAATAAAGGGGACCCATGTGTAATCCTAACTTAGGAAAAGGTAAACAAATAGCGGGCCCACATATTATCGTCTCTTCCctatctcctctctctccataACTCCCTCATCCAAGAAGTGAGGGCATATTGGAAGGGTAGTTTCTGGTGATGAGGTGACTTCAAAGATAGGGGGTAGAGCGGTGACAACATGGCTAATTTCCTCCGGCAGTTCATAGGGGGTTGCATCTCCTATCTGGTTCTCGTCCCTGCCCATCTCCCCCGTGCTCAAACTTTATTGACGTCATACGAATAAGGAGTTGATTGGGAACTCCGCCATGCGAGAGCTCCACCTACACCACTAGCCATCCACGTCTCCCTCCTCAATCTCCGGTGGCATCTCATGCGGATGCACCCATCTCAACCCTCCGATTAATTACACCTTCCATTATTGCTAAGAGGAACAACCGCCACAGATTTTGACGTGTCCCTAACTTACAATATCGATACCAGAGGaacgagagagaaaagaggtcACCGACATGTATGTGTCATCGTTTTGCTTCCCTATCTCCGGATTTGCCTAGGCCATTGACAGAAACGCTCCAAGGCTTGTCTTGTTATTGCATGAGAGAGataaagagaggagagggagaggagggaaaaGAGAGCATAGaagaaaaatgagagagaagaCACATGATGATATATGGGCCCATTGTTTTTCTAAGATACTTGTACGTGGGTtccctctatttttaatttttatttttttgattgaaatactacataagcaaaacaaaaaaaaacatgatagaGTGTCACATAGGCGCCAGCGGGACAAAACCACGGTAAAAATTGCTCAGGAAGTTAGATTGCTCTAACATTAAAAGTTGAGTGAGGCATCTGTACTTGTCTTTGCGAATGAAGTATATGCATAAAACTCGGTCAATAGTTGAGGGAGTCAAACTGGGCTTTGTCCCACATAAAGCTATCCATGTTAAATCAGTAGCACTCTCGTTCCGAGTAGGGTCGAAAACGGATCGGAATTTTTCCGGAATCCGGATCTGTTTTTGGAAACGGAACTAATCGGTCGGAATATTTTCGGAAAAGGTATCGgaatcagaattttttttggaaacggAACAGATACGATAGGAGGACTATCCGTCGGAATGCGGAATCGGTCGGAAACTTTctggaatttttttggaattccGAACAGTAGTATGAACAGATTTTGGCCCAATGGCCCAATCCGGCCAGCAAGGCCCAAAGATAGCATGAAGTCTGAAAGCTTGATAACTGAGTGCGTGTTGTGCTGTGCAGCTGCTGCTACCCCCGAGGCCCCGACTGCTGCTGCTATAGTGCAACGCCGGTCCTGCCTCGCTGCTCATGACGCCGGCATTGACTCGTTGCCCTAACGTCTACCGTTACGAGTGCTGCTTctcatgatattttaaaatttatgatgtgttgttctatatttttatatgttattcTAGAAAAGATTTGGGTACATATTTTGAGGTGTTTTATATTTCGATAAATTTCCGATACAGTATTTGTTCCGTTTCATATTCGTTCCGTTTTCGTTTTCGATAGTGTCCGATTCTATTTTCATATCTGAGGTTTCCGTTTTCGGTTCCAATTCcgaaaaaatatggaaactgTCCGTTTCCGATCCGTCATCCCTAGTTCCGAGCCATCTTGAAACACCTATAGCCATCCGAAAGCTGCCCGAGACGCACTGGCTGGGTCCACTTTGACAAGCTAGCTTGGCTGGGCAAAGCATTCCATGGATCCAAACGTTCCCGAGGTCTTTCTCTGTATACCATTAAAAAAGATGGTGTCTGCCTTCATGCCATTGAAAAGTTCAAGCCTCCCGCTATGCCATCGTCGAATTTTATCGTGTCCTTCATACCATTCCGTTTGTTTTTCTCCTAACGGTAAATAACAGAGCATGAAAATGACTTAGTTGTCCTTAATGCGGAGACACCATTTTAACAAGTTAGTTTCCTTCTATGCCATTCAGCAGCCACATGATTTTAACAAGCTTCAAAAGAAACACAGATTGAACTAAAATTACAACATCATGACAAACTTGTTAACTTCTTTGTTTGTTACTAACTCACTACAATCGTGAAAAACTTACGATCACTGTAAAATGCTATTTGGCTGAAGCTGCGCCGCTCGACCATGGTCAGCTGCTCCGTGTCCCTCGCCAGCTGCGTCAGCACCACGCCCGGCTCGTCGTCGCGGTCGAAGaccacgccgtcgccatcgcccaTACCACTCTCGAGTATCTGGAAAATCACGTGAAATCGAAACAATGATGAATTAACGCGACATATTGTGTGACAAGAATGTGTGTGGTGTTTGTGAACCCAAGAACTCACTTTGGTGAAGGCGTTCTTCATCGAACACCTGATGTAGTAGTCGACGCGGTCACCGGCAAAGttggcggcgcaggcggcatCCCGTTGGCGGCGATCTTGCCGACAGAGCACGTCGAGGAGCACCATGCTGTACACCGCGTCGCGGCTCCCCTGCTGCTTGGTATCGGCGGCCACGTCGGCGAGCACTGccagggcggtggcggcgagatcCGGCCCCGACGTCTGGCTCAGCATGTGCACCATCATCGGTTgcaccgacgacgacagccGCCTCGCCCTGAGCCCGAGCGCCTTCTTACGCGGCTGCCACCCatggaagcagcagcagccgccgcgccgcccctcgccgcggccaccggcgacgacacctccccctccgccgccccgccaCGCGCGCCGGCGttcccgctcccgctcccgccggacGACGAGCGGCAGGACATGAAGAAGATCTCGTACGCCGTCTCACGGAGCTCGACGGGGCCGAGCGCGTCGACGCGGGCGAAGGGGCAGCCGAGGTCGGCCGCGGCGAAGTCGAGCTCGGTGACGTTCGACGACCGCGTCGCcgaggagctcagcgacgtgGAGCGCGAGCGCTGGTGACGCCCCATCTCCCTCGTCGTTCCGGCCGGCCGTGCCACGGAGCGACAAGCGGAGCGAGCACGCAGCGAGCCCCTTCCGACGCGTTGGTGGGAGGTCGCCGACGAGGGCCAGGGGAAGCAgcagcaccgccgcccgcgccgcgcgaagAAGGCCGCCTCGACGTCGTCCATGCCCATCCCCACGCCGCCACCGAGGTCCGTGTCCATCCCTGAGGCGGTCAGAGCCTTGCGCCACGACGGAGTGAGAAGAGAGAGTGACACGGTTCGCAACTGAAAGGGCAAGATGGTTATTTTTCCTGCCTGGTCCACATGTCAGATCTGTTAAATGGTTAAACCTAACAGAATAGTGACGGAATGGTGTAGAGGGCACGATAAAATTCGATGATGGCACAGAAGGAGGCCCGAATTTTTTAGTGGCACAGAGACCgctatcatcttttttttatggtaCACGGGTAAAATCCTCTCCCTAATGACCTGCTGTAAGCCTGAAAGGAACACCTGAGCTCTCATCGTGCATGCAGGAGTGCGGTGCAGGACTCCATACCATACACCAGTCACATGCCAGCACGCATGATCGATCGCTGCTCTTCTTGCTTTCCGGGCGCTGTCTTGGCCTGGCTGTCTCCAATTCACCGGAATTGAGGGGGAAACCACCAAGGATCGCCGCAGCCGCGACGGCGCCTGGCGAGAGTAAGACAACACCATCCATCGGTTTGCCCACGGCACGCGTGTCCTTGCCTCTACCACTTGTGCGAAAGGAACCTGCGTCCTACGGCCACAAAAGCCCTTGTTTTCCTCCTGCTTCTTGGCACCAAAGCTCGAAATCTGCCGTCAACGAGGGGCCGACGCTGTTCGATCGTCTCCCCCAGTATAAATTGTGCAAGCTTGCTGTGGCTCGATTCTACCCACCGATCATGCCTGGGCATCTGGTCGTGTACTCGCGTCGATCGATAAATATATTGGTGTGCTTGTGCAGGGTGGAGAAGCAGGGCACGTGAAGGGCCATCCAGCTGTGTAGCTTCGCCGGGTGCCCAAACTGTCGATGGCGGCGAATGTGCATGCTGTGGATGGCCGTTCATGTGTTCGTCTTCTCCACCGAGCACGGGCATACCCGAGACCCCAGCCATCGTTCGTCACGATCAATCTCTTCGTCGTCCTGCACTGTGCGTGAGTTGAAAAACAAGACAAACTACGTACACAAGTACGTACATGCATATGTTGTCTTTTGGCTCACTCAACTCGTATCAGCGGAACTcatagttttaaacttttaatgaGTTGAGCAGCTAGACTTACacctaatctttttttttgccaaaatttatattttcaactttaactttaaagttgattttagaaattttttatagtagtttatttttcagtgttaaattttatatcattaaaaacatacatatataaaaaatttattcataagttatttttatttgtatatatatcgtttgacttttttcttcagcaaatgaaaagatgaccctTAGAGTTTTAGCTCGTGAGCTACTCAGTATGAAATATcactatattttcatatacttTGAACTTCTTAACTATTGCTTAgtattataaacatatttaaattatttaaatttagcgAACTATGTCTAATCTTATATCGAgatgatttaaaaatatattccctCCGTCTCTCAAAGAGTGCATTTTTGCATGATTTGTATTCGACGTTTGACTGTTCGTCTTGTTTTATTGTTGATAAAGTTTGACTGTTCGTCTTGTTTTATTgttgataaaaatatgatagtactttatgtgtgactattttttaaaagaattcataaaattttcaaataaaacggacgAAACGTGAAATCTATAAATACAGTTAATTTGTGATGGAGGTATTATTTACTAAGTCAACTCGTGAGCCGAATCGAAGGATTTATTAGGTGGTATTTGGTTTTTAAGTCCTATGACTAAAAGtgcatcacatatatatagacattTTGGTTAGGGAATAAGtgtgaaaaaagtttttaataagtatCTCTAGAAGGGACTAATAGACTAATACAATTTAGTCTCTCTGTCTGAATTTtagagactaaaaaaaataaagttaaggAACTAATGGATTGGTCATCTGAACCGACAACGTAACAAAGCCCAAATAAACCGATCTGGCTGCTTAAGCACACCTGGATGGCAACAAACCAACAACTTCCCCGTCCCGCTCGTGGCGCCATCGGCTCCGCGGCCGCAGCGTACGCACATGCAACATGGATCGGCCCATCCAAAGAAGGTGGGCTCCTTACGTGAGCCTGGCCCATGAACCAAGAATCACCCAAACCGTCTCTCCCCCAAAATCCCCCCCAGCTCAGTCGCGTAGGCATCCACCAGCGTCCTTCCTATCcaacccgcgccgccgccgcctctgctgCCGAGAGCGATGGccaccacccccgccgccgcggccgcggccgggaCCGTCTCGTCgttcgcctcgccgtcgtccttcTCCTCCGT from Oryza brachyantha chromosome 3, ObraRS2, whole genome shotgun sequence carries:
- the LOC107303913 gene encoding uncharacterized protein LOC107303913, with translation MVLLDVLCRQDRRQRDAACAANFAGDRVDYYIRCSMKNAFTKILESGMGDGDGVVFDRDDEPGVVLTQLARDTEQLTMVERRSFSQIAFYSDRKFFTIVVS